The genomic window TAAAGACGGCAGGGATTGATCGAAAGGGATCAAACTGAGAATACAGTGCTAGCGAATTGCTGCGCTGGAGAAATGTAGGAGTTTACAGACTCTCAGCTATGCTTCCTTACCGAAGAGTCTGTTGCATCACCGCCCGTATCTTCCCACGAACCGTTTCAGGTTCGTTGATCTTTTTCTTTAGCGCCTGATCCATTTAGTTTCCTATTTGACCCACTACTGTTTTCTTAATCCTGAGTCATTTATGAAGACTATTTTGGTACTTGCGTGTTTCCTCTCTATTTCAGGCTCTGTTGCACCATTTGACCATATTGGGGAAAACTATTGGGTCATATTTGAGGATTTTACGGGAGATGCTCGCACAGATATTGCCATTACCTCGGCGCGCCCTTGGGGAAATGCTGGGATGTGGTGGTGGATTTACTCAGCACAACCCGATGGCAGCTACACTTATTTCGACGATGTATTCTTTCACCCCAAAGCCTTCCGCATCTATCCACTTGAAAAAAATGGGGCAGAACTAGTCACATACTATCGGTCGGATTCTAACTCTGGAAGTCTCATTACCTACCGAATTCAAGATGAGATCGAAGAGACCTCAAAGGTTACGATTTATCCTAAAGAAGGTGATCAAGAGTTATACGAAGATCACTTCTCCTATCTATGGAAGTTTCCTAGAGCGCTCAAGATCCCTACCAATAAGATAAGATTCGATGGTAATTCACTGTCGATACAGGAACACTAACGAGTCCAAGGACGGGTACCTAGGAGTGTGACGAACTCAGTAAACCGCGAGGCCGTAAGTAATACTTTAATTGTTCGCATTCCAGGGAAAGAGACTGATTGGATGATCGGAATCGGGATGGGCCTTTGCAGAATAAGATATATGGGAGGCACATTCACGGCGACTGAGCGCCGTGGCTACCTCTTGGATTTTTCGTAGTTGAATCGGTTCTTCGCTTCTATCCAACGGCTCATGTATTCCGTGCTGCGGTGGTGGTGGTGGCGGAGCATTTGGCCGACGAAGTGGTTTTTGCGGTTTTCGGTAGTAAGGGATTTTAATTGTTCGATCAGGCTGGGTGCCCATTCCTTGGCGAGGAAGCGGTCTTTGACGATGCGGTAGCCTTGGTGCTGAACCGTTTTCCATAGATCCGGCTTCGTGTAGAGCTCCACAGCGGTTTGGGCGAGACCGGGTGCATCGGCGTGTATCAGGCAGCCCCAGTCGATGGGCCCGTTCATCGATTCCGCTGCAATGGGTGTGACTACTGTCGGCGTGCCGGAGCAAAAGCCGTCAGCGACCTTGCCTTTCTGTCCGGCACCGAAACGGAGAGGTGCGAGGTTTACCCGGTAACGTCCGAGCGTTTTCATCGACTCCTCGGCTCGACCGCAGAAGTAGATTCCGTTTGCGGCGTTCTCTAGTTGCCGGACCTTTTCCGGCTCATAGGAGCCGTATAGGTGAAGCGCGGCGTCGGGTAATTGCTGGCGGATGATCGGCCAAATTTGATCACAACACCAGTGGACGGCATCCCAGTTGGGTGCGTGAAGGTAGTTACCTATCATCACGAAGTCTTTTCGGTCTTCGAAAGTGGATGTCGAAGGTAGAGGCGAATCCAACATCAGAGGCAGATAACTCAACTGAGTGGCAGGCACTTGAAAGACCGATTGTAGGCATTCGATTTCGAACTCGGAAATGATCCAGCTCAGATCGGAACGAAAGATCGCTGCAATCTCACGGAGTGCCACGTCATTGAAAAGATTCAGGTTACCCCCGTGCTTCAACTGCTGCTCGCGTGCTTCCCGTAGACAGTGGAGATCAATGGTATCGAGAATTCGTAAGGTATCGGGACAGGCTTTTTCGATTCGCCAGCCGAATTGCTCTTCCGTCATGTAGCGGTCAAACACTACGAAGTTTGGCGCCAGCGATCGCACCCAATGATCGAAAGCGTCATCGTTGACTTGTGATTTTCTGGTCGAAACACCTTTCTTGAGGAGGTCGTCGGAGTGCTCGGTGGGCTCTGCCGTTGTCGTAAAGGTCACTGACCAATTTACGGTTAAGAACGCATCGATAAGCCCCATCGTCCGGGTGCCAGCAGCACTCGAGAGGGGCTCGGGGTAGACTTTGCCGATGACTAAGACTTTCATTCAGTCGAAGTGGAGGTAAATTGTTATAAGGATGAAACAGGATTCAACTTACGTCCGCAGGCGATCCTGAATGTGCGTTGCCTTAAAGAAAGCTGGGGACGAAAGAACTTCTCTCACAGAGGCGCAGAGCGCACGAAGGATGTTGAGAATAGGATGGTTATTCTGGATTTAGATTTCCATGGATTATTCTGGTGATTCCGTTCTTCATCAGTTCCTCCCCAAAATTTAGAAGGTAACCAAGGCGGCAATCGGTGAGTTTCAAATAGGTAAGAAGCTGCTTCTTGTGCGCCGGATGAATCTTCTCAACCGACTTTAATTCAATGATGACTTTCTCGTTCACGAAAAGGTCCGCACGAAAACCCTCATCAAAAGTCATTCCGTCATATTCAATGCGAACGGGGTGCTGGCGCTTTGCGGGTAGACCTTCGTTCTCCAAAGAACGAGCAAGGATGGTCTCATAAACCGATTCAAGGAGCCCGGGTCCAAGTTTCTGGTGAAGTTGGATAGCGGCAGTAACGATGATTGATCCAATATTGTTTTAGTTCATCAAAATATATACATGTGTTCACTATTTTTAATATGCAAGCTTTCTGCTCCGTGGGCTCTGAGCCTCTGTGAGAATTTTTTAAAAG from Verrucomicrobiota bacterium includes these protein-coding regions:
- a CDS encoding GxxExxY protein, coding for MGSIIVTAAIQLHQKLGPGLLESVYETILARSLENEGLPAKRQHPVRIEYDGMTFDEGFRADLFVNEKVIIELKSVEKIHPAHKKQLLTYLKLTDCRLGYLLNFGEELMKNGITRIIHGNLNPE
- a CDS encoding glycosyltransferase family 4 protein; the protein is MKVLVIGKVYPEPLSSAAGTRTMGLIDAFLTVNWSVTFTTTAEPTEHSDDLLKKGVSTRKSQVNDDAFDHWVRSLAPNFVVFDRYMTEEQFGWRIEKACPDTLRILDTIDLHCLREAREQQLKHGGNLNLFNDVALREIAAIFRSDLSWIISEFEIECLQSVFQVPATQLSYLPLMLDSPLPSTSTFEDRKDFVMIGNYLHAPNWDAVHWCCDQIWPIIRQQLPDAALHLYGSYEPEKVRQLENAANGIYFCGRAEESMKTLGRYRVNLAPLRFGAGQKGKVADGFCSGTPTVVTPIAAESMNGPIDWGCLIHADAPGLAQTAVELYTKPDLWKTVQHQGYRIVKDRFLAKEWAPSLIEQLKSLTTENRKNHFVGQMLRHHHHRSTEYMSRWIEAKNRFNYEKSKR